CGTTGACGGACTTACCTGAAGTCTGCTGACGGTCTCCCTTAACCCCTCTTCCAGACTGTACTGGGGTTTGTAGCCAAAGCCGCTGGCTCTGGTGGTATCGGCAATGCTGTGAACTATGTCTCCTGGCCTGGGGTCGGTATGAACCGGCTTGAGATTTTTAGCCTTCCCGATAATTTCGATACTGAGTTGTGCCAGTTGTTCAATGCTGGTGCTTTCCCCGTTGCCGATATTAAAGACCCCGGTAGCCTGGCTCTCGACAGCCAGGATAGTAGCTCTGGCTACATCCGTGATATAGGTGAAATCCCTGGTCTGTTCGCCATCCCCGAAGATAACGGGCGGTTTACCCTGGGAAATCATTTCGATAAACTTGGGGATGACCGCGGCGTAGTCAGAGGCGGAGTCCTGCCCCGGGCCGTAGACGTTGAAGTACCTCAAGCTTACGGTGGGTAGCTCCCAGATATTGTGAAAAATGTGACAGTAATGTTCGCCCATAAGTTTGGTTACCGCGTAAGGGGACTGTGGATCTGGCGTCATATCTTCGGTCTTGGGTTGGACGGGGGTGTCCCCGTAGACTGCTGATGAGGAAGCAAAAACAACCTTCTTTACTCCTGAGTCCCGGGCGGCAATGAGCACTTTTAATGTACCCGTAGCGTTAACTTCATGGGACAATTCCGGGTTATCAATACTTCTGGGAACGCTGGCAATAGCCGCCATGTGGAAAATATAATCAACACCCTGGAAGAGCTTCCGGAGCCGGGGTAAATCGGTAATGTTCCCCTCGATGAATTCCAGGTTCTCGTTTTTCAGTAACAGCGTTATGTTTTCCATCTTACCGGTGGAGAGGTCGTCGAGGATGGTGACATAATACCCTCTTCTGAGCAGCTCATCAGCAAGGTGGGAACCGATAAACCCGGCTCCCCCGGTGACAATCACTTTTTTCATATAGTCTGGTTTCCCGGACGATTCTAAAGCTAAAACTGGGTACTCTAGCCGCAACATAATATCACACCCGGCGGCAAGCAAGCAACGGCGTGGCGGTTCTGTTTGCGCAGGTATTGCTTCGCCCTACTCGGAAGGTTGCAATGACATCACCAACCAATAGTATAGTAGCTGTCATTTAGCTGGTTGTACTGGTGCTGTCCGGACGCTATAATAGGTATAGTGTCGCAGCCTATCGGGAAGTTAGGATATGGATATGTTCGAGCAGAAGTTCGAGGAGCAAAAGGGACAGCAGGCGCCACTGGCGACGCGGATGCGGCCGGCTTCCTTCCATGAGTTTGTCGGGCAGGAGCACCTGATCGGTCAGGGGAGGGTGCTGAGAAAAGCTATTGAGGCGGGCAAGCTGCCGTCAATCGTGCTCTGGGGGCCCCCGGGTAGCGGTAAGACCACCCTGGCTCACGTTATCGCCAGCAGTACCGACTCCTGTTTCAGCGCGGTGAGCGCCGTCAGCGCCGGCGTGGCTGAACTGCGCCGGGCAATAGAGGAGGCCAAGGAACGCCGTAAGATTTACCAGCAGAAGACAATCCTTTTCATTGACGAGATCCATCGTTTTAATAAGGCCCAGCAGGATGCGATTTTACCCTTTGTAGAGGATGGAACGGTAACTCTTATTGGCGCGACTACGGAGAATCCGTCTTTTGAGGTT
This region of Dehalococcoidales bacterium genomic DNA includes:
- a CDS encoding SDR family oxidoreductase translates to MKKVIVTGGAGFIGSHLADELLRRGYYVTILDDLSTGKMENITLLLKNENLEFIEGNITDLPRLRKLFQGVDYIFHMAAIASVPRSIDNPELSHEVNATGTLKVLIAARDSGVKKVVFASSSAVYGDTPVQPKTEDMTPDPQSPYAVTKLMGEHYCHIFHNIWELPTVSLRYFNVYGPGQDSASDYAAVIPKFIEMISQGKPPVIFGDGEQTRDFTYITDVARATILAVESQATGVFNIGNGESTSIEQLAQLSIEIIGKAKNLKPVHTDPRPGDIVHSIADTTRASGFGYKPQYSLEEGLRETVSRLQVSPSTSGN